One segment of Desulfosoma sp. DNA contains the following:
- a CDS encoding succinate dehydrogenase assembly factor 2 encodes MAESGNLYEKECLERLRRKLHYLCRRRATQELELILCRFWNEHAQDLGEQDLYELENLLALDDMDLLAMCLGQKPFPPEFRKDLTRRLLPKPLPGR; translated from the coding sequence GTGGCGGAGTCTGGAAATCTTTACGAAAAGGAATGTCTCGAAAGGTTGCGCCGGAAACTTCATTACTTGTGCCGGCGACGCGCTACGCAGGAACTGGAACTTATCCTTTGCCGTTTCTGGAATGAACATGCTCAGGATCTTGGGGAACAAGATCTTTACGAACTGGAAAATCTTTTGGCCTTGGACGATATGGATCTTTTAGCCATGTGTCTCGGGCAAAAGCCGTTTCCACCCGAGTTTCGAAAAGATTTGACAAGGCGCCTCCTTCCCAAACCCCTGCCCGGAAGGTGA
- a CDS encoding TRAP transporter fused permease subunit: MDVLIRRLVYVLAIVGTLYHLYLVVHPYTPMSSFHFSILDLTQVQRATHVCMIALLGYWVCIYKLKARSLWGALPLLVMTAFLTYEFIRLDLPLFLKVLGFGVWVLTMVSVTIPHVSAYANLLCGILSLFPFLYLVVTYEKLIYRAIMPEPWDLFMAFSEVLLVLGVIFRLSGPIMPTLVMIFILYNVYGHYIPGTFANPGFSVDMLLGKMYCETEAGIFGSITGVSLKYLIYFTTLGAVVSQMGFGKILANIALLLVGRSPASPGRASSVMAVLMGMFSGSGAADTQFVATLTRPLYDQVRYNRLVAAGVIATVGSIAYITPPVMGSVSFIMVELLSIPYSMIIVMATGPMLLYLLGIVLYNELYVRREKLPHLEITATTNWAYFWRYCYIFLPILVIIALIYRGFAINLTVSVAIGLFLLFAYADGSVRPPVSKVWDALEEGTVSLLHIASAVIAANMIMSMMVLSGLASKFSIVMLKISGSSLLLATLFTGVFSLILGMGVPPIATYVLTSALTAPTIQKLAMINGIPEGPALLATHMFLFYFAVLAEVTPPVALSAYAAGAVMGTDPIKTGVFAARVALPKYFIGLTFILSLSGTGLLIVPITEIFSGWEAFQAIALRYMASIGAVIFLNVGVVGFLFRPLSMVERWITGVCGVLLFYPQLGFNAVSAAIAMAICAKAWVTRAQEAQVQAQT; this comes from the coding sequence ATGGACGTTTTGATTCGAAGACTTGTGTATGTGCTGGCCATCGTGGGAACGCTCTATCATCTCTACCTAGTCGTTCACCCGTATACCCCCATGTCATCATTCCATTTTTCCATCCTGGACCTGACCCAGGTGCAGCGGGCCACTCACGTGTGCATGATTGCACTTCTTGGGTATTGGGTATGCATCTACAAATTGAAAGCTCGAAGCCTGTGGGGTGCACTCCCATTACTGGTGATGACAGCCTTTCTTACATATGAATTCATACGCTTGGATCTACCCCTGTTCCTGAAGGTTTTGGGCTTTGGGGTCTGGGTTTTAACCATGGTTTCGGTGACCATTCCGCACGTGAGTGCTTACGCCAACCTTTTGTGTGGCATTCTGAGCCTTTTTCCCTTTTTGTACCTTGTGGTCACTTATGAAAAGCTTATCTATCGCGCCATCATGCCGGAACCTTGGGATCTTTTCATGGCTTTTTCGGAAGTCCTTTTGGTCTTGGGAGTGATCTTTCGGCTCAGCGGCCCCATCATGCCGACCTTGGTCATGATCTTTATCCTTTATAATGTTTACGGCCATTACATACCCGGCACCTTCGCCAATCCCGGATTCAGTGTGGATATGTTGCTGGGCAAGATGTATTGCGAAACGGAAGCCGGCATCTTCGGCTCCATTACGGGTGTTTCCTTGAAATACCTCATCTATTTCACCACACTGGGAGCCGTGGTAAGCCAAATGGGGTTCGGCAAGATTCTCGCCAACATTGCCCTTCTTCTGGTGGGCCGTAGCCCCGCATCTCCGGGCCGAGCCAGTTCCGTCATGGCGGTGCTCATGGGGATGTTTTCCGGGTCCGGAGCCGCCGACACTCAGTTTGTGGCAACCCTCACGCGACCCCTTTACGATCAGGTGCGCTACAATCGTCTTGTGGCGGCGGGTGTCATAGCAACAGTAGGTTCCATCGCCTATATTACCCCTCCGGTCATGGGGTCCGTTTCGTTTATCATGGTGGAACTTCTCTCCATTCCCTACTCCATGATCATTGTGATGGCTACAGGGCCGATGCTGCTCTATCTGCTGGGTATTGTGCTTTATAATGAATTGTACGTACGTCGTGAAAAACTGCCTCATCTGGAGATCACCGCCACGACCAACTGGGCGTATTTTTGGCGCTACTGTTATATTTTCCTCCCCATCCTTGTGATTATTGCTTTGATTTACCGAGGTTTTGCCATCAATTTGACCGTGTCTGTAGCCATCGGGCTGTTTTTATTGTTCGCCTATGCCGACGGATCGGTGAGGCCTCCTGTGAGCAAAGTCTGGGATGCTCTGGAAGAAGGTACCGTGTCCCTTTTGCACATCGCCAGTGCGGTCATCGCGGCGAACATGATCATGTCCATGATGGTGCTCAGCGGTTTGGCGTCCAAGTTTTCCATCGTCATGTTAAAGATCAGCGGCTCAAGCCTTCTTTTGGCTACGCTGTTCACCGGTGTTTTCAGCCTCATTTTGGGCATGGGTGTCCCTCCCATCGCAACCTATGTTCTGACTTCGGCTCTCACCGCGCCCACGATTCAAAAATTGGCCATGATCAACGGCATTCCCGAAGGACCGGCTCTGCTGGCCACGCACATGTTCCTCTTTTACTTTGCCGTACTGGCGGAAGTCACACCGCCTGTGGCGCTTTCGGCCTATGCGGCGGGGGCCGTCATGGGAACGGATCCCATAAAGACCGGTGTCTTCGCCGCGCGCGTGGCTCTGCCCAAGTATTTCATCGGGCTCACCTTTATCTTGTCGCTGAGCGGCACAGGGCTTCTCATTGTTCCAATCACGGAAATCTTTTCCGGATGGGAGGCATTTCAAGCGATTGCGCTACGGTACATGGCCTCCATTGGAGCGGTGATTTTTCTCAATGTGGGAGTGGTAGGCTTTCTGTTTCGACCCCTTTCTATGGTGGAACGATGGATTACAGGCGTCTGCGGCGTCTTGCTCTTTTATCCACAGTTAGGCTTTAACGCCGTCAGCGCAGCCATAGCCATGGCGATCTGCGCCAAGGCATGGGTCACTCGGGCTCAAGAAGCCCAGGTCCAGGCCCAAACGTAG
- a CDS encoding HAD family hydrolase: MPKAAFFFDIGHTLVTGAAQSPRRLLESALGLNEHQTKAVGKLIMTLWAETPETISEAVARLLPNIEPSLVAQEVRRIWDDQIACVREIPEATALIRRLKQAGHSVGLISNIWHPFFLGFQKRCAEIEALTDFQFLSYRMGVKKPAQDLFQKAVDAARRRGFAPCWMVGDSYELDMAPARLVGMQSLWILCRPERERDILAEILNGKREPPDGSVPELKDVFGFLQEKGYL, translated from the coding sequence ATGCCAAAAGCCGCTTTTTTCTTTGACATCGGACACACTCTGGTGACCGGCGCTGCCCAATCCCCTCGACGTCTTTTGGAATCCGCCCTTGGTCTGAATGAACATCAGACCAAAGCGGTCGGAAAGCTCATCATGACCCTTTGGGCTGAAACACCGGAAACCATCAGTGAAGCGGTGGCACGCCTCCTTCCAAACATTGAACCTTCCCTTGTGGCTCAAGAAGTGCGCCGAATCTGGGATGATCAGATAGCCTGTGTCCGCGAAATTCCGGAAGCGACGGCGCTGATTCGCCGCCTGAAACAGGCCGGACACAGCGTGGGTCTCATTTCCAACATCTGGCATCCTTTTTTCCTTGGGTTTCAAAAACGCTGTGCGGAGATCGAGGCCCTGACGGATTTTCAATTTCTGAGCTACCGAATGGGTGTCAAAAAACCTGCGCAAGATCTCTTTCAAAAAGCTGTGGATGCCGCCCGTCGACGGGGTTTTGCTCCGTGCTGGATGGTCGGGGATTCCTACGAATTGGATATGGCTCCAGCCCGTCTTGTCGGCATGCAAAGCCTATGGATTCTGTGCCGACCGGAAAGGGAACGGGACATTCTTGCCGAGATTCTGAACGGAAAAAGGGAGCCTCCCGACGGCAGTGTCCCGGAACTCAAAGACGTTTTCGGGTTTTTGCAAGAGAAAGGCTATCTATGA
- a CDS encoding TAXI family TRAP transporter solute-binding subunit, with the protein MRKLALVGMLVMCLFIGQAQAQSAKVLVATGGIGGVYYYYGTQVAEILTKNNAVPATAIQTAASVDNMLLIRDKTDPDKKTYFLATVLPDTAYFTFTGKHEKFADRPAKASILWMMYPNYLHVVTTDQSGIKTLADLKDKRVSTGAPGSGTEFTALNLLKAAGINPEGFKKWEKLGAKESDEALANGTIDAYFWSGGLPTGSVVELANTLKRKGMNLALVPLPEKDPGVVAFMKEFEGLVDPTMVKKEVYSLTEDVPTLAFWNMFVAPDSLPEDLAYTITKTVFENLETLHASVKPSKDTTAENTARFVGKTAIPFHPGAVRYFKEKGLLK; encoded by the coding sequence ATGAGGAAGCTTGCATTGGTGGGAATGTTGGTCATGTGTCTATTTATCGGACAGGCTCAGGCCCAATCGGCCAAGGTGCTGGTGGCCACGGGAGGGATCGGCGGCGTTTATTACTATTACGGCACACAGGTGGCTGAAATTCTGACCAAGAACAATGCGGTTCCTGCGACGGCGATTCAGACCGCGGCCTCCGTGGACAATATGCTTCTCATTCGAGACAAGACGGATCCGGACAAGAAAACCTATTTTCTGGCCACGGTGCTTCCTGACACCGCCTACTTTACCTTCACCGGAAAGCATGAGAAGTTTGCGGACAGACCTGCCAAAGCCAGTATTTTATGGATGATGTACCCGAATTACCTGCATGTGGTGACCACCGACCAGTCCGGGATCAAAACCTTAGCCGACCTCAAAGACAAACGTGTTTCCACTGGGGCTCCTGGAAGCGGCACCGAATTTACCGCGCTGAATCTGTTGAAGGCGGCGGGCATCAATCCCGAAGGGTTCAAGAAATGGGAAAAACTCGGGGCCAAGGAATCCGATGAAGCTTTGGCCAACGGGACCATTGACGCTTACTTTTGGTCCGGCGGGTTGCCCACAGGAAGCGTTGTGGAACTGGCTAACACCTTGAAACGCAAGGGCATGAACTTGGCCTTGGTGCCTCTGCCGGAAAAGGATCCTGGAGTCGTTGCTTTCATGAAGGAGTTTGAGGGCCTCGTGGATCCGACTATGGTCAAGAAGGAAGTCTATTCTTTGACCGAAGATGTTCCTACTCTGGCGTTCTGGAACATGTTCGTGGCGCCCGACAGTCTTCCCGAAGATTTGGCATACACAATCACTAAGACGGTTTTTGAAAACCTGGAAACGCTCCATGCTTCGGTGAAGCCGTCCAAGGACACGACAGCGGAGAATACGGCTCGCTTTGTCGGCAAAACGGCTATTCCGTTCCATCCCGGGGCTGTGCGTTACTTTAAGGAAAAGGGCCTTTTGAAATAG
- a CDS encoding acyl-CoA carboxylase subunit beta: MAPEWKELTEKFQAERERLRAGGGSELQAKEHAKGKLTARERIDLLFDPGTFEELDLFAKHIGRDYGLDKRELPADGVIIGYGEINGRGCMVYAEDFTVVAGTFGEMHGRKICKIIDMARKYGYPVVGINDSGGARVTEQMGALSQYGQLFYRHVAASGVVPQIALIMGPVAGGQAYSPALMDFIFMVDKTSSMFIAGPPLVEAVVYEKTDEQSLGGPKVHGRITGVSDGTMADDRQCLEQTRRLLSYLPLNNKELPPYEVPEDSPDRETKELEEIIPTDQKKLYNMRRVIEVVFDRGSFFELKKEFAQNLIIGFARLNGHVVGVVANNPMKYNGALDYNAADKGSRFIRFCDAFNIPLINLQDVPGFLIGTRSEHNGIIRHGAKMLYAYAEATVPKITCVVRKAYAGGYLAMCSKDLGADVVFALPTAEICLMGPQGAVNILFRKEIASAQDPEKIRAEREAEFMERYVNPTYAAGLQHVDDIILPAELRRRLIRALEMTLDKDEEAPERKHGITPV; encoded by the coding sequence ATGGCACCGGAGTGGAAAGAGCTGACGGAAAAATTCCAAGCGGAACGGGAAAGGCTTCGAGCGGGCGGTGGCTCGGAGCTTCAGGCCAAGGAACACGCGAAAGGGAAGCTTACCGCCCGGGAACGCATCGATCTTTTGTTCGATCCCGGCACCTTTGAGGAACTGGACCTTTTTGCCAAGCACATCGGCCGGGATTACGGGTTGGACAAAAGGGAGTTACCCGCCGATGGGGTCATTATCGGCTATGGGGAAATCAACGGTCGAGGTTGCATGGTTTATGCGGAAGATTTTACCGTGGTGGCCGGCACCTTTGGGGAAATGCACGGGCGAAAGATCTGCAAAATCATCGACATGGCCCGAAAATACGGTTACCCCGTTGTAGGAATCAATGATTCGGGTGGAGCCCGCGTGACCGAACAAATGGGGGCTTTGAGCCAATACGGTCAGTTGTTCTATCGTCACGTGGCGGCTTCGGGCGTTGTCCCTCAAATCGCTCTTATCATGGGTCCTGTGGCCGGCGGCCAGGCCTATTCGCCTGCGCTTATGGACTTCATCTTCATGGTGGACAAAACCAGTTCCATGTTCATTGCCGGTCCCCCCTTAGTGGAAGCGGTGGTCTACGAAAAGACCGACGAACAATCCCTGGGAGGGCCCAAGGTGCATGGGCGCATTACGGGAGTTTCCGACGGCACCATGGCGGATGATCGCCAATGTTTAGAACAAACACGGCGCCTTTTGTCCTATCTGCCTCTGAACAATAAGGAACTGCCTCCTTATGAGGTGCCCGAAGATAGTCCGGATCGAGAAACCAAGGAACTGGAAGAGATCATTCCGACGGACCAGAAGAAACTCTACAACATGCGCCGGGTCATCGAGGTGGTTTTTGATCGGGGCAGTTTCTTTGAACTGAAAAAGGAATTCGCCCAGAACCTCATCATCGGCTTCGCCCGCCTTAACGGCCATGTGGTCGGTGTTGTGGCCAATAACCCCATGAAATACAACGGTGCCTTGGACTACAATGCGGCGGACAAAGGATCTCGTTTCATAAGATTTTGCGACGCTTTCAATATTCCTTTGATCAATCTGCAGGATGTCCCGGGCTTTCTCATCGGTACACGATCGGAACACAACGGCATCATTCGTCACGGCGCCAAAATGCTTTATGCCTACGCGGAAGCTACCGTGCCCAAAATCACCTGCGTTGTGCGAAAGGCCTATGCGGGAGGCTACCTGGCCATGTGCAGCAAGGACTTGGGAGCGGACGTGGTCTTTGCTCTGCCTACAGCCGAAATCTGCCTCATGGGCCCTCAAGGAGCGGTGAACATTCTATTTCGTAAGGAAATTGCCTCCGCTCAGGATCCAGAAAAGATACGCGCCGAACGTGAAGCCGAATTCATGGAACGCTACGTCAATCCCACTTATGCTGCCGGCTTGCAGCACGTGGATGATATCATCTTGCCTGCGGAACTGCGCCGACGCCTCATAAGAGCTCTGGAAATGACCCTGGACAAGGACGAAGAAGCTCCGGAGCGCAAGCACGGCATCACGCCTGTGTGA